A DNA window from Fundidesulfovibrio soli contains the following coding sequences:
- a CDS encoding prepilin peptidase has product MFPKELLPLFPWMAGVLGLVLGSFYTVCVHRYLTEQSIVFPGSHCPHCKGKLRWWENVPLLSYILLRGRCARCKAPISWRYPLMEALSCAWAVAIAIKFGPGLTWLALMAVGGVFLVASFIDLVLFILPDMLTYPGAVLGVGTGIFCLGLTWDQSLIGAAGGFGMFWVLRFVHMRLRGVEGLGLGDVKLMLMIGGLTGWMVLPAAVLFGAVAALVLAPLFKLAWKEQGPLRIPFGPFLCLGCMAALLWGGKFMAALAGKM; this is encoded by the coding sequence ATGTTTCCGAAAGAACTGCTGCCGCTGTTTCCCTGGATGGCCGGGGTTCTCGGGCTGGTGCTCGGGAGCTTCTATACGGTGTGCGTGCACCGCTACCTCACGGAGCAGTCCATTGTGTTCCCTGGGTCGCACTGCCCTCACTGCAAGGGCAAGCTGCGCTGGTGGGAGAACGTCCCCCTGCTCTCCTACATCCTGCTGCGCGGCCGTTGCGCCCGGTGCAAGGCGCCCATCTCCTGGCGCTACCCGCTCATGGAGGCTTTGAGCTGCGCCTGGGCCGTGGCCATCGCCATCAAGTTCGGCCCCGGCCTGACCTGGCTCGCGCTCATGGCCGTGGGCGGTGTGTTCCTGGTGGCCTCCTTCATCGACCTGGTGCTCTTCATCCTGCCGGACATGCTCACTTACCCCGGCGCGGTCCTCGGCGTGGGCACGGGCATCTTCTGCCTGGGCCTGACTTGGGACCAGAGCCTCATCGGGGCGGCGGGCGGCTTCGGCATGTTCTGGGTGCTGCGCTTCGTGCACATGCGCCTGCGCGGCGTGGAGGGCCTGGGCCTGGGCGACGTGAAGCTCATGCTCATGATCGGCGGATTGACCGGCTGGATGGTCCTGCCCGCGGCGGTGCTCTTCGGGGCGGTGGCGGCGCTGGTGCTGGCTCCGCTGTTCAAGCTGGCCTGGAAGGAGCAAGGCCCCCTGCGCATCCCCTTCGGCCCGTTCCTGTGCCTGGGGTGCATGGCCGCCCTGCTCTGGGGTGGGAAGTTCATGGCCGCCCTGGCGGGCAAGATGTAA
- a CDS encoding lytic transglycosylase domain-containing protein: protein MPHRKNMSRKKANGARVAAIMAAALALLCVGTPARAQTIYHYQDPSGTVHLTDIQTTSEYRPYFYFRIPKGADRAQIAAIIVKEAGRYGLDPSLVMAMVEVESGFQVRAVSPKGAQGLMQIMPGTAQDLKLKDSFDAAKNIEAGSRYMRQLLDRFGGNVLLALAAYNAGPGAVSRCGGVPPIAETKSYIEKVKARYGKAI from the coding sequence ATGCCGCATCGCAAGAACATGAGCCGGAAGAAGGCGAACGGAGCACGGGTCGCGGCCATTATGGCCGCGGCGCTGGCGCTGCTGTGCGTCGGAACCCCGGCACGCGCGCAGACCATCTACCACTACCAGGACCCGTCCGGCACGGTGCATCTCACCGACATCCAGACCACATCCGAGTACAGGCCGTATTTCTACTTTCGCATCCCCAAGGGGGCCGACAGGGCCCAGATCGCGGCCATCATCGTCAAGGAAGCCGGGCGCTACGGGCTGGACCCATCGCTGGTGATGGCCATGGTGGAGGTGGAGTCGGGATTTCAGGTGCGGGCGGTTTCGCCCAAGGGGGCGCAGGGCCTGATGCAGATCATGCCCGGCACCGCGCAGGACCTGAAGCTCAAGGACAGCTTCGACGCGGCGAAGAACATCGAGGCTGGGTCACGCTACATGCGCCAGTTGCTGGACCGCTTCGGGGGCAACGTGCTCCTGGCCCTGGCCGCCTACAACGCCGGGCCTGGCGCCGTGAGCCGCTGCGGCGGCGTGCCGCCCATCGCGGAGACGAAATCGTACATCGAGAAGGTCAAGGCGCGCTACGGCAAGGCCATCTGA
- a CDS encoding prepilin-type N-terminal cleavage/methylation domain-containing protein — MKQARKTERGFSVLEVVVTVVILAIVAAGGLGIMANVTQGFLQERAVSAAAENAQAALTRIIHEVSNLDTKRSYSLASNTITYYYRTDASQSTIQRTGTNLLLNGNTLLNNVTAFTTTAPNYGASPAVPAAVSIQVQIVGPKATVTKTYTAKIELNSQRFQ; from the coding sequence ATGAAGCAGGCAAGGAAAACGGAACGCGGCTTCTCCGTACTGGAGGTGGTCGTCACGGTGGTCATCCTGGCCATTGTGGCGGCCGGAGGGCTGGGCATCATGGCCAACGTGACGCAGGGCTTCCTTCAGGAGCGCGCCGTGTCCGCCGCGGCCGAGAACGCCCAGGCCGCCTTGACGCGCATCATCCATGAAGTGTCCAATCTGGACACCAAGCGGAGCTACTCGCTGGCGAGCAACACCATCACCTACTATTACCGGACGGACGCGAGCCAATCGACCATTCAGCGCACAGGCACCAACCTGCTGCTCAACGGCAACACGCTGCTGAACAACGTGACGGCATTCACGACCACGGCCCCGAACTACGGGGCCTCTCCGGCCGTTCCGGCCGCGGTGAGCATACAGGTGCAGATCGTCGGGCCGAAGGCCACTGTGACGAAGACGTATACGGCGAAGATCGAGCTGAACTCGCAACGGTTCCAATAG